AGCCTCTTCGACCTTCAACTGCTTGACGAACGGCGAAGCTTCGCTGGCTTTGAAACAGGCGCAGGGCACGACGCTCACGTCGATGCCGGGCTTCACGCTGTCGTACAATTCGCTCGACAACAATCGCAGCCCGACGGATGGCATTCATGCGGAATTGCGTGAAGACATCGCCGGGGCTGGCGGCACGGAACGCTATGTCCGTTCGACCGCGGATCTGCGTTATTATCATGCCATCTACGACGAAATCGTCGGCGTGCTGCATTTCCAAGGTGGTATCCTGAACGCGTTCGGTTCGAATGGCACCAAGATTGTCGACAACTTTAATATGGGCCCCGAGCTGGTCCGCGGCTTCCAGCCAGATGGTCTCGGTCCTCGCGACGTGTCGTCGGGCGTCGATCCGGAAGGCAACCCGTTGGGCGGCACCAAGTTCTGGGGTGCTTCGGCTGAAGCGGACTTCCCGATCCCGTATCTACCGAGAGAGGTTGGGCTGCGCGGTGCCGTCTTCACCGATTTCGGTGCGCTCTGGGGCTATAATGGGCCGACTGTCTTCCCGCAGTTTGCTTCCAGCCCGATCGTCAGTAAGGGTGCGCCTGCTGGTTGCGGAGCTGGCTGTTCGTTCCAAGGTGACGCAATCACAGTCGGCGGCGATTCGACCGATATCCGTGCCTCAGTGGGTGTCTCGCTCATCTGGTCTTCGCCGATGGGACCGATTCGCTTCGACTTCGCCAAGGCTGTGCTGAAGAACCAATTCGATCAGACACAGATCTTCAATTTCACCGGCGGCACTACGTTCTGATTGCTGCCGCGACGTCCGCGTCGAAATCGTTTAGGGTGTCACGTCTGGCCCCGCCTCTGGCGGGGCCTTCGTTGGTTTTCACCTTATGACCGATCCAGTTTTCTTTCGCCCCGCAATCCGCCCAAGCTTGGCCGAGGTTGTCGCCTGGACCGGCGCCGCACCGGCGACTGCCGCTGATCTCGCCACGCTTTTCGTCGATAATGTTACGCCGCTTGACGAAGCTGGCCCTGGGTCGCTCACATTTTGCGACAATTCCAAATATCTCGACGATCTGGCCCTCACACATGCTTTGGCATGTTTTGTGCCGCCGCGGTTCGCCGCGCTTGTACCATCTGGGACTCTCGCATTGTTAACGTCGGCGCCAGCGCGCGACCTGACGCGCGTGCTGGCACAACTTTATCCTGACGCGCTCACCCCCGGCACGATGTTCGATTCGAAAGGCGAAAGCCCCGGCGCGGATATTCATCCCGAGGCGCGGCTTGAGCCGGACGTCGTCGTCGATCCCGGCGTCGTCGTTGGGCCGCACGCCGAAATTGGCTCGGGCACAATGATTGGCGCCAATGCGGTCATCGGCCCGAATGTGCGGATCGGGCGCGGCTGCGCCATCGGGCCCGGCGCGGTGATCGCCAACGCGCTGATCGGCAACAGGGTCATCATCCACGCCGGGGTCAAGATCGGTCAGGACGGGTTCGGCTTTATCGCCGGGCCGAATAGCCATCTGAAAGTGCCGCAGATCGGCCGGGTGATCGTGCAGGACGATGTCGAGATTGGCGCCAATTCCGCGATCGATCGGGGCGCGACGCGCGACACGGTTGTCGGTGAGGGCACGAAGATCGGCAATCTTGTTCAGATCGGCCATAACGTGAGGATCGGCCGGCATTGTTTGATTGTCGCTCAGGTTGGAATTTCCGGTTCGACGGAATTGGGCGATTTCGTCGGTGTCGGGGGCCAGGCGGGCTTTGCGGAACATCTCGAAATCGGCAACCGTGCGCAGATCGCGGCGCAATCGGGCGTCAACGATGACCTTCCAGCCAAGGCGCGCGTGGGGGGGACACCGGCGCGCCCGCTTCGCATGTGGTTGCGGGGCGAGACTTGGCTTGCGCGGGAAGCCGCGGGGCGGCATAGGCATGGTTCAACGGAGTGAAACCAGCCGATGGATGAGAAGGTGGCAAGCGTTCTCGAAGCCTATGATATTGAGCGACTGCTGAAATCGCTGCCGCATCGCTACCCGTTTTTGCTGGTCGATCGGATCATAGAAGCCAATGGCGACGAGTCCTGCATCGGGATCAAGAACGTCAGCGTGAACGAACCGCAGTTCCAGGGCCATTTTCCCGAACGGCCGGTCATGCCTGGCGTGTTGATGATCGAAGGCATGGCGCAGACCGCGGGCGCGCTTTGCATCAACGCCATCGGCGGCGGCGTGAAGCCGCCGCTGGTTTATTTCATGACGATCGAAAAGGCGAAGTTCCGTAAGCCGGTGCTGCCCGGCGATCGGATCGAGTATCATATGCAGAAGCTTAATCGGCGTCGCACCATCTGGTGGTACAGCGGCCGCGCGCTGGTCGATGGCGCGCTTGTCTGCGAGGCGGAGATTTCCGCCATGCTCGTGCTCGACGAGCCGGCGAAGGCGAAGTAACTCGCGCCTCCGCGATTAGTTGAGGCTGGAAACCCGCGCGTTCGCTGCGGCGATGCCGACCCAGATGTTGGGATTTTCCTGCGACTGGCGCTTCAGGAAATGATAGCCGGTCGTATCCCAGGGGCGAATGTCGTCGCGCAGATTGTCGAGAATGAACTCGCCGCGGTTGGTCTTGACGGTCAGGATCGTGTGACCTTCGCCGTCGAGATCGCGAACTATAGTCATCAGCAACGCCTGACGCGGCAGCCCGGCATCCATGAGGAGCTTGCGCTTCCATAGTGCGTAAATCTTGCAATCGCCTTTGCCGTCTTTCGGATAGTCCCAGTGATCGAGCAGCGTGCCCCAATGATCGAGATTGGAGATCGGGACGATCGCACCATTGACGTGACGATTGACGGAATTCAGCAGGCGCCACATGGCGGGCGTGAGATCGAGGTCGGCGGCGGCCAGGACTGGCTGGCTGCATTCCTGGGGCTCACGACCGCAAAAATCGACCCAGCCATAAGGAACCGACGTGGGCCCGGTCAGCGTCGCGGTGCTCGCGCGAAGGTCCATAGCTTGGCTCTGCGAGTGGATAAATGTCAATCCCGCAAGAGCCACAGCGACCCGGAACGTCCGGATGATCTTGTTAATGCCCATTATCAGCCCCACCGAAGGCGGGGCGTTCCCCGCGCTTTCATGGGTCGAATTTGACGGGCGGCCCTTTGCTGGCCTCAGAAACAAAAAGCTAGAATTTTATCGATCGGCTGGAATTTTCGGCCGCTCTCGGCGCTTGGTGAATCAACCGCGAAGGCATGTGGTTTCTGATTTGTTTGCATGGGGGCGCGCCGGACCGAGCGTGAGAGTGGCCGCGGGCCCATACAAATTATCGTGGCTGGATATCCGGGGTCGCGATCATTCCGCGTGCTCAATCGTCTTGCCGAATCTTGTTTTGAGCGGGAAGGTCGGGCCGGAAATTCGAGGAAGAGTGCAATGATCAAAGCAGTTGTCGTGCATGAAGTTGGCGGACCCGACGTCATGCATCTTGAGGAAATTGAGATGCCGAAGCCCGGGCCGGGTGAGGCTCTGGTGCGTAATCACGCCGTCGGCCTGAACTACATCGACACCTATTTTCGCTCGGGCGCTTATGCGGTGCCGCAGGTGCCGTTCGTTCCCGGCAATGAGGCGGCCGGCGAAGTGATCGAGCTCGGCAAGGGCGTGAAAGACGTCAAGATCGGCGACCGCGTCGCCTATCTCACACATCTTGGCGGCTATGCCGAAGCCCGCGCGGTCAAGGCGAGCCGTCTCGTCAAATTGCCGAAATCGATTTCCTACGAGACCGGCGCTGCGATGCTGTTGAAAGGGCTCACGGCGCAATATCTGCTGCGGCAGACGCACAAGGTCAAAAAAGGCGAAACAATCCTCATCCACGCGGCGGCGGGCGGGATGGGGCTCATCCTTTGCCAATGGGGCAAGGCTCTCGGCGCGCATGTCATCGGCACGGCGGGATCGCCCGAAAAGGCGAAACTCGCCAAGAGGGCGGGCGCCAAACAGGTCATCCTCTACCGTCAGGAAAATTTTGTCGAAGCGGTGAAGAAGATCACCAAGGGCAAGCTCTGCGACGTCGTATACGACGGCATCGGGAAGGATACCTATCCGGGCTCGCTCGATTGTCTGCGGCCCTTGGGGCTGCTTGCGAGCTATGGCGCTTCGTCAGGCCAGATCGA
This Methylovirgula sp. DNA region includes the following protein-coding sequences:
- a CDS encoding quinone oxidoreductase — protein: MIKAVVVHEVGGPDVMHLEEIEMPKPGPGEALVRNHAVGLNYIDTYFRSGAYAVPQVPFVPGNEAAGEVIELGKGVKDVKIGDRVAYLTHLGGYAEARAVKASRLVKLPKSISYETGAAMLLKGLTAQYLLRQTHKVKKGETILIHAAAGGMGLILCQWGKALGAHVIGTAGSPEKAKLAKRAGAKQVILYRQENFVEAVKKITKGKLCDVVYDGIGKDTYPGSLDCLRPLGLLASYGASSGQIENFNLGLLAQKGSLYVTRPTLNTYAGADEDLQKMARDLIRVISDGLVKIPYTTRPLSDIVAVHEALESRATTGSTVLIP
- the lpxD gene encoding UDP-3-O-(3-hydroxymyristoyl)glucosamine N-acyltransferase → MTDPVFFRPAIRPSLAEVVAWTGAAPATAADLATLFVDNVTPLDEAGPGSLTFCDNSKYLDDLALTHALACFVPPRFAALVPSGTLALLTSAPARDLTRVLAQLYPDALTPGTMFDSKGESPGADIHPEARLEPDVVVDPGVVVGPHAEIGSGTMIGANAVIGPNVRIGRGCAIGPGAVIANALIGNRVIIHAGVKIGQDGFGFIAGPNSHLKVPQIGRVIVQDDVEIGANSAIDRGATRDTVVGEGTKIGNLVQIGHNVRIGRHCLIVAQVGISGSTELGDFVGVGGQAGFAEHLEIGNRAQIAAQSGVNDDLPAKARVGGTPARPLRMWLRGETWLAREAAGRHRHGSTE
- a CDS encoding transglutaminase-like cysteine peptidase, with amino-acid sequence MGINKIIRTFRVAVALAGLTFIHSQSQAMDLRASTATLTGPTSVPYGWVDFCGREPQECSQPVLAAADLDLTPAMWRLLNSVNRHVNGAIVPISNLDHWGTLLDHWDYPKDGKGDCKIYALWKRKLLMDAGLPRQALLMTIVRDLDGEGHTILTVKTNRGEFILDNLRDDIRPWDTTGYHFLKRQSQENPNIWVGIAAANARVSSLN
- the fabZ gene encoding 3-hydroxyacyl-ACP dehydratase FabZ; protein product: MDEKVASVLEAYDIERLLKSLPHRYPFLLVDRIIEANGDESCIGIKNVSVNEPQFQGHFPERPVMPGVLMIEGMAQTAGALCINAIGGGVKPPLVYFMTIEKAKFRKPVLPGDRIEYHMQKLNRRRTIWWYSGRALVDGALVCEAEISAMLVLDEPAKAK